The bacterium genomic interval TGTTCTGCTACCTGCTCTGCGCCCTGGCGATCACGCTCAGCCCGTCGGTGGCATTTACGGCGGATGACTGGTTGCGCCTGTGCCTGATCGTGCTGGCGAGCATCCTGTACTTCGCGGTTTTCGCGTTCATGGGATTGCTGGTTTCAAGCACGGTCAGGAATTCGGCGGCCGGGCTGGTGGTCTGCCTGCTGGCCTGGGTCTTTTTCCTCTTTGTGGCGCCGAACGCGGCCGGTTTCCTGGCCAGCAGCCTTGTGGAGACCCCTTCCGAAAAGGTGCTCGCCACAGCAACTTGGGATTTCACCAAGGAACAGTGGCGCAAGGCCGATGAACTGCGGGGCAAAGAGCCGGAAGAAGTCTACGAATGGGAAAATGTCAGGCGTGAGCAGAATGGGGCGGTCGAGCTCAAGGGCGCCAATGCCGCCTACATGGAATGGTACAGGCAGGGCAACCGGGCGGTCTACGAGTACATGCTCGCAAGTGCGGAAACACTCTGGCAGATGGAAAAAGATTTCCTGGACCGCCAGGACAGGCAGCGCCGTCTGGCCGAGCGGCTTTCAATGGTCTCCCCGTCACAGGTGTTCATCCTGCTCTGCAACTCGCTCTGCCGCACGGATGTAGAATCCTACCGTCGTTTCCTGGAGCGGGCCAGCGGTTACAGGGAGGAACTGATCCAGTTTCTGCGTGACAAAGACCTTTTTGATTCCTACCGCTTTTTTACAGCCGTGCCCCCGGAAAAGATGCTGACCACCGACCAGTTCATCGAACTTGGCACCGGCGGAAAGCTGAAATCCATGGCTGAAATGCGGCAATGGCGGAAGGATAACCCGGAAAAGAGCTGGTCTTTCATGCACAGCGCATTTCCGCCGATGGCTGAAAGCGATATCCTGCCGCCGCTGGACCTGTCCAGTACTCCCGCCTGGCGGGACACACCGGGCGGCCTGGCGCTTTCGCTACGGGATTCACTGGTAAAACTGGTTTTATTGATCGCCACCGGGCTGGTGCTGTTCCAGCTGGCCTTTATCGGCTTCCTGCGCGCGGATGTCCGGTGAGACGAGAACGCTGCGAGTCGAGGTGAAACGTGCTCCTGAATATAGTCTTGCGTGAACTACAGCAGCATGTGCTCAGCCTGCGCCTGCACCTGGTGCTGGTGCTTCTGCTGGTCCTGTTCGGTCTGGGCACGGTCGCCTTTGCCCACCGCTACCGGGCGGACCAGGAAAGGTACCTGCAAGTCCAGTCCGCGCAGCTGGAGAAAGAAAAGGGCTGGGCCGCGCGCTACCTGGGCCTCTACATGTCCCAGACCCGCCCGCTGGTGCTGGGGCCCCGGGCCGACGC includes:
- a CDS encoding ABC transporter permease subunit, coding for MVLSIALKEFYNNLVSARFAIGFLLCLGLIPLTLVVGIGEWESQVTAYETQRAEAEKKLDIRVWSQLQPRVVRAPEPLSILARGLSSRLGRYVDISFTAKPFKAEGAAAAGDNPLLSTYLSMDFITVLAVVLSLLALLFTYDSASGEREQGTLKLVLANSIPRHSVLLGKVLGGCLTILPILLFCYLLCALAITLSPSVAFTADDWLRLCLIVLASILYFAVFAFMGLLVSSTVRNSAAGLVVCLLAWVFFLFVAPNAAGFLASSLVETPSEKVLATATWDFTKEQWRKADELRGKEPEEVYEWENVRREQNGAVELKGANAAYMEWYRQGNRAVYEYMLASAETLWQMEKDFLDRQDRQRRLAERLSMVSPSQVFILLCNSLCRTDVESYRRFLERASGYREELIQFLRDKDLFDSYRFFTAVPPEKMLTTDQFIELGTGGKLKSMAEMRQWRKDNPEKSWSFMHSAFPPMAESDILPPLDLSSTPAWRDTPGGLALSLRDSLVKLVLLIATGLVLFQLAFIGFLRADVR